From one Planococcus citri chromosome 3, ihPlaCitr1.1, whole genome shotgun sequence genomic stretch:
- the LOC135838705 gene encoding uncharacterized protein LOC135838705, with translation MQITLREQMVKIIKQILGRENIFGYETTLANQLFLLYCFCGKIYFTRKITNSFRFIWTLFNLSGVLVGYVIAGAFLLHDKEPDISMQLFMITMMMNSTQIAVFIPLLTFLNRDNIEQYIRDIDRILQNRSSHQEKLNLRKYVYGNILIELIGGIVFSTTCLWDVLIFYEEEKVKNYSYYLCPFPNTELTGTKTSFLINTALSIFILSSQACTAWSTVSTLLIWSVICNAQLKKARKTLDHRSDFLSSFIEKTYRVYGVSRYAEKTFEKITIEGIRDIQQITRLIESLRKFYQVLCSSAIPVAIIGAILQLHIIVSVSAHQAYIH, from the exons ATGCAGATTACTTTACGCGAACAAATggtgaaaataatcaaacaaattttagGCCGAGAAAACATCTTCGGTTACGAGACGACTTTAGCCAATCAACTCTTCCTGCTTTATTGTTTCTGcggtaaaatttatttcactcGTAAGATCACTAATTCGTTCAGATTCATATGGACGCTGTTCAATTTGAGTGGTGTACTCGTTGGTTACGTGATCGCGGGGGCATTTTTACTCCACGATAAAGAGCCCGATATTTCGATGCAGTTATTTATGATAACTATGATGATGAATTCAACCCAGATAGCGGTCTTTATACCCTTACTTACATTTCTGAATCGCGACAATATTGAACAATATATTCGCGATATTGATCGAATTTTACAAAACAGATCCTCGCATCAGGAGAAACTCAACTTACGGAAATACGTTTACGGGAATATCCTGATTGAACTTATCGGCGGTATTGTATTCTCCACCACTTGCCTATGGGATGTTCTCATTTTCTACGAAGAGGAAAAGgttaaaaattactcgtattatttgtGTCCTTTTCCCAATACGGAGCTTACTGGTACCAAGACAAGTTTCCTAATTAATACCGCTCTATCTATCTTTATATTATCATCGCAAGCTTGCACAGCATGGTCAACTGTGTCCACTTTATTAATCTGGAGCGTCATTTGTAACGCACAGTTGAAGAAAGCGAGAAAAACATTGGATCACAGGTCAGATTTTCTGAGTTCGTTTATTGAGAAAACTTATCGTGTGTACGGTGTGTCCAGATATGCAGAAAAAACATTCGAGAAAATTACCATAGAAGGAATACGGGATATCCAGCAAATCACTCG ATTGATTGAAAGTTTACGAAAATTCTATCAGGTGCTCTGTTCGTCAGCTATTCCAGTGGCCATCATAGGCGCTATACTTCAATTACATATCATTGTATCAGTAAGTGCTCATCAAGCTTACATCCATTAG